A single Natrialba magadii ATCC 43099 DNA region contains:
- a CDS encoding S9 family peptidase, translating to MSDDGTRTEPYGTWPSPISADVVASDARTFGHVAVDGDEVYWREERPTEDGRGVIVRHDGEGIEGVTPDGVNVRTLVHEYGGGDFTVHDGTVFFTAFDDQRVYRQPPDGDPVAITPAPESERGLRYADFEVASDGRHVYCVRENHDVTADEDGAEEPTNALVRLAADGSDEPAVIASGHDFYAAPRLSPDGDRLAWLTWDHPRMPWDGTELHVATVMDDGALVDERVVLGGDSEAVFQPTWAPDGDLYVASDRSGWWNLYRVPLDGSSPEPVLERTAEYGAPLWQFGMATFSVLDDGTIVAVATEDGTQRVELLEGGDRKVADLPFETVSPRVRSNGETMTFIAGGPRTPTCVVRWTPGDDPEVVRRSTALEVDDAYLATPEHVSYETRDGDVSHAYVYPPTNPEVEAPSDERPPLVVFAHGGPTGATTPALNLTIQYFTSRGFAVADVNYRGSTGYGRAYREALYGEWGITDVEDTVDAAVHLAETGRADPDRLAVRGGSAGGFVVLAALAFHDAFDAGASYFGVADLARLAELTHKFESRYLDQLVGSYPEAADTYRERSPVEHADRIDAPVLLLQGEDDPVVPLSQAEAMVDALTANDVPHSLLVFDDERHGFRRADSRKRATESELAFYGEVFGFEPADDLPRIDPVADDE from the coding sequence ATGAGTGATGATGGAACTCGAACGGAACCGTACGGGACCTGGCCGTCGCCGATTTCCGCCGACGTGGTCGCGAGCGATGCTCGCACGTTCGGGCACGTCGCAGTCGACGGTGATGAGGTGTACTGGCGCGAAGAGCGCCCGACAGAGGACGGTCGCGGCGTCATCGTTCGACACGATGGCGAGGGGATCGAGGGCGTCACACCCGACGGAGTCAACGTTCGCACGCTGGTCCACGAGTACGGAGGCGGCGATTTCACGGTCCACGACGGCACCGTGTTCTTCACGGCGTTTGACGATCAGCGCGTCTACCGCCAGCCCCCGGATGGCGACCCGGTCGCCATCACACCCGCACCGGAAAGCGAGCGAGGACTGCGATACGCCGACTTCGAGGTGGCCTCGGACGGTCGCCACGTCTACTGCGTCAGGGAGAACCACGATGTGACGGCTGACGAGGACGGCGCCGAGGAGCCGACGAACGCGCTGGTTCGGCTTGCGGCGGACGGAAGCGACGAGCCGGCGGTGATTGCATCGGGGCATGACTTCTACGCCGCGCCGCGACTCTCGCCCGACGGCGATCGACTCGCCTGGCTCACGTGGGATCACCCGCGAATGCCCTGGGATGGCACCGAGTTACACGTCGCGACAGTGATGGACGACGGAGCCCTCGTTGACGAACGCGTGGTTCTCGGCGGGGACTCGGAGGCGGTTTTTCAGCCGACCTGGGCTCCCGACGGCGACCTGTACGTGGCCTCCGATCGGAGCGGCTGGTGGAACCTCTACCGCGTTCCCCTCGACGGAAGCTCCCCCGAACCGGTGCTCGAACGCACCGCCGAGTACGGGGCTCCACTCTGGCAGTTCGGGATGGCGACGTTCTCCGTCCTCGACGACGGAACGATCGTCGCCGTTGCCACCGAAGACGGGACTCAACGGGTGGAACTTCTTGAGGGAGGGGATCGGAAGGTAGCGGACCTGCCCTTCGAGACCGTCTCCCCACGCGTCAGGTCGAACGGCGAGACGATGACCTTCATCGCCGGCGGCCCGCGGACACCCACGTGCGTTGTCCGGTGGACGCCCGGAGACGATCCGGAGGTCGTTCGCCGGAGCACGGCGCTCGAGGTGGACGACGCGTACCTGGCGACGCCGGAGCACGTCAGCTACGAGACCCGCGACGGCGACGTGTCCCACGCGTACGTCTACCCGCCGACGAATCCAGAGGTTGAGGCGCCGTCGGACGAACGCCCGCCGCTGGTGGTGTTCGCTCACGGCGGGCCGACCGGCGCGACGACTCCGGCGCTGAATCTCACGATCCAGTACTTCACCTCCCGTGGATTCGCCGTCGCGGACGTCAACTACCGCGGATCGACGGGGTACGGTCGGGCGTATCGGGAGGCGCTCTACGGCGAGTGGGGTATCACCGATGTCGAAGACACGGTTGACGCTGCGGTCCACCTGGCCGAAACGGGTCGGGCCGATCCCGATCGGCTGGCCGTCCGCGGCGGGAGCGCCGGCGGGTTCGTCGTGCTGGCGGCGCTCGCGTTCCACGACGCGTTCGACGCCGGTGCCAGTTACTTCGGCGTCGCGGATCTCGCTCGCCTCGCGGAACTAACGCACAAATTCGAGTCACGCTATCTCGATCAACTGGTCGGGTCGTATCCCGAGGCGGCGGACACCTACCGCGAGCGCTCGCCCGTCGAACACGCCGATCGCATCGACGCACCTGTGCTCCTGTTGCAGGGTGAGGACGATCCCGTGGTCCCGCTCTCGCAGGCGGAGGCGATGGTCGACGCCCTCACCGCAAACGACGTTCCGCACTCGTTGCTCGTGTTCGACGATGAGCGCCACGGCTTCCGCCGGGCGGACTCTCGCAAGCGTGCCACAGAATCGGAACTCGCGTTCTACGGCGAGGTCTTCGGATTCGAACCGGCGGATGACCTGCCTCGGATCGATCCGGTGGCGGACGACGAGTAA
- a CDS encoding MBL fold metallo-hydrolase translates to MRVSYQHANVHSGNESTLLRFTTEDGTRACVLVDAGDNVDVESMLGDDEYLNAILLTHAHIDHYQTLARNVHHSASIYTSPATATVLEQSLPEAQKDNNLGDISVALDALEPIDDWTSILSTLEVRPVAAGHTPGAAGFILRFRDENSSDDPLSGEQHLLVTGDFTTRPCAGYPGLETAYPFDIDCVLLNVSNDDSYTAALNESLETVLERAFAGSRVVVATSSLTGVHYATLLARVATELERELPITLVGQAAKLYTALEYDEPSVTPVEVFERPAEVLEDGGVTITGPESATTGSSRRLLETVGDDPGALFLQLATGNGDGIPNTQCTTQSVRLCNHPTLETIDDVVRSLAPIEVVIKHARGETLNRFQRRFDRCFTWGTNDQDIHRLYEDGRWNAPGWIPDTTASQIRRRHWEAVQEQSLEAPTTLDVNRREPITLEAEGVNLDVLEETFVRTVADPYASTDSDGVTADTETLPAETESLEEQSLEAELLARLDAIDAKLECSEETVRARVLSGGEDEQFLQLLDQAELEAGEVIELSIKSA, encoded by the coding sequence ATGCGTGTCTCCTACCAACATGCGAACGTTCACAGCGGTAACGAATCGACGCTCCTGCGCTTCACCACAGAGGATGGCACGCGTGCGTGTGTTCTCGTCGATGCTGGCGACAATGTCGACGTCGAATCCATGCTCGGCGACGACGAGTACCTGAACGCAATTTTGCTCACTCACGCCCACATTGATCACTACCAAACACTCGCGAGAAACGTTCACCACAGCGCTTCGATATACACCTCACCTGCAACGGCGACAGTCCTCGAGCAGTCGTTACCCGAAGCCCAGAAGGACAACAACCTCGGCGATATCTCGGTTGCACTCGACGCTCTCGAACCGATCGACGACTGGACGTCGATCCTCTCCACACTCGAGGTCCGACCGGTTGCAGCTGGACACACCCCTGGTGCTGCCGGATTCATACTCAGATTTCGCGACGAGAACTCGAGTGACGACCCTCTCAGCGGCGAACAACACCTCCTCGTCACCGGCGATTTCACGACGCGACCGTGTGCCGGGTATCCTGGACTCGAGACCGCGTACCCGTTCGATATCGACTGTGTGTTGCTAAACGTCTCGAACGACGATTCGTACACGGCCGCACTCAACGAGTCACTCGAGACGGTACTCGAGCGTGCGTTCGCCGGTTCGAGAGTCGTGGTCGCAACGAGTTCGCTCACCGGCGTACACTACGCGACGCTCCTCGCTCGCGTTGCAACGGAACTCGAGCGCGAGTTACCGATTACCCTCGTCGGGCAGGCTGCCAAACTGTACACTGCACTCGAGTACGACGAGCCATCAGTCACGCCTGTTGAAGTGTTCGAACGACCTGCGGAGGTACTCGAGGACGGTGGCGTGACGATTACAGGCCCGGAGTCGGCGACGACTGGGAGTTCTCGGCGACTGCTCGAAACAGTTGGCGACGATCCAGGAGCGCTGTTTCTCCAACTCGCGACAGGAAACGGCGACGGTATCCCGAATACCCAGTGTACGACGCAATCGGTTCGGCTATGCAATCATCCCACACTCGAGACGATCGACGACGTCGTCCGCTCACTCGCTCCGATCGAGGTCGTGATCAAACACGCAAGAGGCGAGACGCTCAACCGGTTTCAACGCCGCTTCGATCGGTGTTTCACCTGGGGGACGAACGATCAGGACATCCACCGACTCTACGAAGATGGACGCTGGAACGCGCCCGGGTGGATCCCGGACACGACTGCAAGTCAGATCCGCAGACGACACTGGGAGGCGGTACAGGAACAATCTCTCGAGGCACCTACCACACTGGATGTCAACCGGCGCGAACCGATCACTCTCGAGGCCGAAGGCGTCAACCTCGACGTCCTCGAGGAAACGTTTGTACGGACTGTGGCAGATCCATATGCGTCGACGGACTCCGATGGTGTGACAGCTGACACTGAGACGCTTCCTGCAGAAACGGAATCACTCGAAGAACAGTCGCTTGAGGCAGAACTCCTCGCTCGACTCGATGCGATCGATGCGAAACTCGAGTGTTCCGAGGAGACAGTTAGAGCTCGTGTGCTGAGTGGCGGAGAGGATGAGCAGTTCCTCCAACTGCTGGATCAGGCAGAACTCGAGGCAGGAGAGGTCATTGAATTATCGATCAAATCAGCGTAG
- a CDS encoding Fic family protein — protein sequence MPTKELPDNAPGKYVPYHPNPYYSPEPLPVEPKLELSDQTHDLVADAAYQIGRVDGISSTVDFSAVLYTSLIRIEAVESARIEGADVAYQDVEAYHTKHPAGGAGTTIEKDLKEALNYETALTYGLDRIESGTSITLSLIKELHSMLLEDVRNEGDVVGDFRDHMVHPTSPQPGQRPFVPPTPEELTGLMHSLESYIQMGGQYHPLVDAGIIHYFFETVHPFSDGNGRLGRLLIILYLASEGYLESPYIFPSAYFNRHKVEYVERMRAVSEDGAWDEWLTFFLEGLRSQAETSYDRTHRLRDLQERYEKEYPGSTNTDTFARHLLQYPYFKAPDLMGYLDVSRRTAYKVVDDLESDGLIEEVTGKERGKEYKAVEVFDILE from the coding sequence ATGCCCACGAAAGAGCTGCCCGATAATGCGCCGGGAAAATACGTCCCCTATCATCCGAACCCATACTATTCACCGGAGCCGCTCCCAGTAGAACCGAAGCTCGAACTCTCCGACCAAACACACGATCTGGTGGCCGATGCAGCGTATCAAATCGGTCGTGTCGACGGTATCAGTTCGACAGTCGACTTCTCCGCAGTTCTCTACACCTCTCTCATACGTATCGAGGCCGTCGAGTCAGCACGTATCGAAGGGGCAGACGTCGCGTATCAAGACGTCGAAGCGTACCACACAAAGCACCCTGCAGGCGGGGCTGGCACGACAATCGAGAAAGACCTGAAAGAGGCCCTCAATTACGAGACTGCCCTCACATACGGGCTCGACAGAATCGAGAGTGGGACATCGATCACGCTCTCGCTTATCAAAGAACTCCATTCGATGCTGCTCGAGGATGTCCGAAACGAGGGTGACGTCGTCGGTGACTTCCGCGACCATATGGTTCATCCCACTAGCCCACAGCCAGGACAGCGTCCGTTCGTCCCACCGACTCCGGAGGAGCTCACTGGACTCATGCACTCACTTGAGTCGTACATTCAGATGGGTGGGCAGTACCATCCGCTCGTCGACGCCGGCATCATCCACTATTTCTTTGAGACGGTTCACCCCTTCTCGGATGGGAACGGTCGACTCGGTCGGTTACTCATAATTCTGTATTTGGCGAGCGAAGGATACCTCGAAAGTCCATACATCTTCCCGAGCGCGTACTTTAATCGGCACAAAGTCGAGTACGTCGAGCGGATGCGTGCGGTGAGTGAGGACGGTGCGTGGGACGAGTGGCTCACGTTCTTCCTCGAAGGACTCCGAAGTCAAGCCGAGACGTCGTACGACCGGACGCACCGACTCCGCGATCTCCAAGAGCGCTACGAGAAAGAGTACCCAGGCAGCACGAATACGGACACGTTCGCTCGGCATCTACTTCAGTATCCGTATTTTAAGGCACCAGATCTCATGGGGTATCTCGATGTCTCACGCCGAACTGCCTACAAGGTCGTCGACGACCTCGAATCGGATGGCCTCATCGAAGAAGTGACTGGCAAAGAGCGCGGGAAGGAGTACAAAGCAGTCGAGGTGTTCGACATTCTAGAGTAG
- a CDS encoding DUF3006 domain-containing protein translates to MTKTYIATLDRIVDGQTAVLLFEEDDETVDQLDVDVTTLPPEAQHEGAVLEIAVEANELCEAEYLPEVTQSHNESVQERLDRLSTKLSEKD, encoded by the coding sequence ATGACCAAGACCTACATCGCAACCCTCGATCGGATCGTCGACGGACAAACAGCCGTGCTCTTGTTCGAAGAGGACGACGAGACGGTTGACCAACTCGACGTCGACGTAACGACGTTGCCACCGGAGGCTCAGCACGAAGGGGCAGTTCTCGAGATCGCTGTCGAAGCAAACGAACTCTGCGAAGCCGAATACCTTCCTGAAGTCACACAGTCTCACAACGAGTCTGTACAGGAGCGCCTCGACCGGCTATCAACGAAATTGTCTGAAAAAGACTGA
- a CDS encoding outer membrane protein assembly factor BamB family protein — translation MPSRRRVLIGATTLTIGGCVAAVTGRSAKTITANHDWPMAQYDSAGTGYNPNVSGPTSAVELAWVYETPSWFHGASAPIRLGDTLYATGTGVVAVTVTDGTERFVRRGPYTSSLAAVDAEPYRTPTLAVTSTGGIYGVNAGGGVEIPGTNRGIGSERWEGPPQGEYRPTVDHLPTVDPVAHDGTVYAPVVGTNDIAAMNATDGSVRWRVTVEEDDVISASFGRPTIKDGTLFVANWPNQVSAYDLEDGTLHWERERADQMQLCTPATDAGIIVTSRNGVALLDTDDGEPIWERDLNGNATGGTAAVADETVLLSDGNDEFHALDLETGESHWSIDFQDETQPVVADDIVYAVERGKSLRAFEVNTGTERFRYEPEEVPLSPPIVGDGRLYLTNRHRVIALEEST, via the coding sequence ATGCCCTCCAGACGACGCGTTCTCATCGGAGCCACCACTCTAACGATTGGTGGGTGTGTCGCCGCCGTCACCGGACGGTCGGCGAAGACGATCACAGCAAACCATGACTGGCCGATGGCTCAGTACGACTCGGCAGGCACCGGATACAACCCGAACGTCTCGGGGCCGACATCTGCTGTCGAACTTGCGTGGGTCTACGAGACGCCGTCGTGGTTCCACGGGGCAAGTGCCCCGATCCGGCTCGGTGATACCCTCTATGCGACCGGAACAGGCGTAGTTGCAGTTACCGTTACTGATGGTACCGAACGGTTCGTCCGACGAGGTCCATACACGTCCAGCTTGGCCGCTGTCGACGCGGAGCCATATCGAACGCCGACGCTTGCCGTCACGTCTACCGGTGGGATATATGGCGTGAACGCCGGCGGTGGGGTCGAAATCCCAGGAACCAATCGTGGAATCGGCAGTGAGCGCTGGGAAGGTCCGCCCCAGGGAGAATATCGGCCAACGGTCGATCACCTCCCGACGGTCGATCCAGTCGCTCACGATGGGACCGTATACGCGCCTGTCGTCGGAACTAACGATATCGCTGCGATGAATGCGACAGATGGATCCGTCCGCTGGCGTGTTACCGTCGAGGAAGACGACGTCATCTCGGCATCGTTCGGGCGACCGACGATCAAGGATGGAACACTGTTCGTCGCGAACTGGCCAAACCAGGTCTCGGCCTACGATCTCGAAGACGGGACGCTGCACTGGGAGCGAGAGCGCGCCGATCAGATGCAACTCTGTACGCCAGCGACAGACGCGGGAATCATCGTCACGTCACGGAATGGTGTCGCATTGCTCGATACCGACGATGGAGAACCCATCTGGGAGCGTGATCTAAACGGGAACGCAACTGGAGGGACGGCGGCCGTGGCAGACGAGACGGTGCTGTTGAGCGACGGGAACGATGAGTTCCACGCGCTCGATCTCGAGACGGGCGAATCCCATTGGTCGATAGACTTCCAGGATGAGACGCAACCAGTCGTCGCTGACGACATCGTCTACGCCGTCGAGCGGGGGAAATCGCTTCGCGCGTTCGAGGTGAACACCGGAACGGAACGGTTCAGATACGAGCCGGAGGAAGTCCCACTCTCACCACCGATTGTCGGTGATGGCCGATTGTATCTGACGAATCGCCACCGCGTGATCGCTCTGGAGGAATCAACGTGA
- a CDS encoding PIN domain-containing protein — MSDRYVFDTEAIIAYLYDEPGRSVVEANLRDVRDGDVEGLLAETNASEVLYLVARFEGVDDKPTTDSLRTADRDLRALERGGIHIERADWRLAAEVKADGHISFADAHGVALAHERDATLITGADDDFEALPIDVDLVRFREDGV, encoded by the coding sequence ATGAGCGACCGGTACGTCTTTGACACCGAAGCGATCATCGCATATCTCTACGACGAGCCAGGTCGGAGCGTCGTCGAAGCGAATCTTCGAGACGTTCGTGACGGGGATGTCGAAGGGCTGCTGGCAGAGACCAACGCTAGTGAAGTCCTCTATCTGGTTGCCCGCTTCGAAGGAGTCGACGACAAACCCACGACAGACTCACTTCGGACTGCCGATCGCGATCTCCGTGCGCTCGAGCGGGGGGGAATTCACATCGAACGAGCTGACTGGCGACTTGCCGCCGAAGTGAAGGCAGACGGTCACATTTCGTTCGCGGACGCTCATGGCGTTGCACTCGCCCACGAGAGGGATGCAACACTTATTACCGGTGCTGATGACGACTTTGAGGCGCTTCCGATCGATGTCGATCTAGTCCGGTTTCGTGAGGATGGTGTATAG
- a CDS encoding AbrB/MazE/SpoVT family DNA-binding domain-containing protein, which produces MSSSTRDPEVVRVSQKGQATIPKTLREKFGIDTPGEVFIYEEDERIIVEPIPSLEELGGIHADTDRKRGDVLERVRELKDEERRREEVRADRLRPADSEDE; this is translated from the coding sequence ATGTCGAGTAGTACTCGAGACCCAGAGGTAGTACGCGTCTCGCAGAAGGGACAGGCAACGATCCCGAAGACGCTCCGAGAGAAGTTTGGGATCGACACCCCTGGTGAGGTGTTCATTTACGAGGAAGACGAGCGGATCATCGTCGAACCAATCCCGTCACTCGAAGAGTTAGGTGGGATTCACGCCGACACCGACCGCAAGCGTGGCGACGTGCTCGAGCGGGTTCGTGAACTGAAAGACGAGGAACGCCGGCGTGAAGAGGTCCGTGCTGACCGACTCCGACCGGCTGACTCGGAGGATGAATGA
- a CDS encoding ATP-binding protein has translation MDQFVNRIDELDRLQALYESDAAELAIIYGRRQIGKSELVRQSIADRDDAVYYQAVQGTATTQLRRFVEAAATTYPDITAVKEEWEPLLTYLTDRDAIIVIDEFPYLIESNEGLPSVIQHLWDTAVDESQATLVLTGSAIGMIHTHVLDGGAPLYGRVSQTPNGRLELTQLPFRSIQEFVPTYDPEERVFVYGVFGGTPRYLSPLDPSQSLGENITRLLCDPDGPLHDEPETVLQMELNEVNTYFSVLESMASGNRSRNEIAQGAGIESTNTSYYFDRLETLQIIEKHHPALADPARSKRTRYQIRDPVFRFYFRYLYGRGGQYELYGENAYTDLIEPELPDFVSETFESLCHQAVPALYTDYQLTQVPSQWWYKGREVDVVAPTDESTLIAGEVKFTNTPLGYDVLADLEDDVEHIDWTPTTGGEPTYELALFSRSGFKRSVEEAADERDDLRLFDLSDIVAVLESKADQ, from the coding sequence ATGGACCAGTTCGTCAATCGTATCGATGAACTCGATCGGTTACAGGCCCTCTATGAGAGTGACGCTGCAGAACTCGCAATTATCTATGGGCGCCGCCAGATCGGCAAGAGCGAACTCGTCCGCCAATCGATTGCCGACCGCGACGATGCCGTGTACTATCAGGCAGTCCAAGGAACAGCGACGACACAGCTCAGGCGATTCGTCGAGGCAGCAGCGACGACCTATCCAGACATCACAGCCGTCAAAGAGGAATGGGAACCGCTCTTAACGTACCTCACCGACAGAGACGCCATCATTGTCATCGACGAATTCCCGTACCTCATTGAATCGAACGAGGGGCTTCCGTCGGTCATTCAACACCTGTGGGATACAGCTGTCGACGAGAGTCAGGCGACGCTCGTACTCACAGGCTCTGCAATCGGCATGATTCATACCCATGTCCTCGATGGCGGTGCGCCACTCTACGGACGGGTGTCCCAGACACCGAATGGCCGCCTCGAACTCACCCAGCTGCCGTTTCGTTCCATCCAAGAGTTCGTGCCGACGTATGATCCCGAAGAACGGGTGTTCGTCTATGGCGTCTTCGGCGGCACACCCCGATATCTCAGCCCTCTCGATCCATCACAGAGCCTCGGAGAGAACATCACGCGGCTGTTGTGCGACCCGGATGGCCCACTCCACGACGAGCCCGAAACCGTCCTCCAGATGGAGCTCAATGAGGTGAACACGTATTTCTCCGTCCTGGAATCGATGGCCAGCGGGAACCGCAGTCGAAACGAGATCGCCCAGGGAGCCGGCATCGAGAGCACCAACACGTCGTACTACTTCGACCGGCTGGAAACGCTTCAGATCATCGAGAAACACCATCCAGCACTCGCAGACCCGGCACGCAGCAAGCGGACGCGATACCAAATCCGTGATCCCGTGTTCCGGTTTTACTTTCGCTATCTCTACGGCCGCGGGGGACAGTACGAACTCTACGGCGAGAACGCCTACACGGATCTCATCGAACCGGAATTGCCCGACTTCGTCAGCGAAACGTTCGAATCACTCTGTCACCAAGCGGTGCCGGCGCTCTATACAGACTACCAGCTCACACAGGTGCCAAGCCAGTGGTGGTACAAGGGCCGGGAAGTTGATGTCGTCGCACCAACCGACGAGTCAACGCTGATCGCTGGCGAAGTGAAATTCACCAACACTCCCCTCGGTTACGACGTACTCGCTGACCTCGAAGACGACGTGGAGCACATCGACTGGACGCCCACCACAGGCGGTGAGCCGACGTATGAACTCGCCTTATTCAGCCGATCCGGGTTCAAACGCTCGGTTGAGGAAGCTGCAGACGAGCGTGATGACCTTCGCCTCTTCGATCTATCCGATATCGTTGCTGTTCTTGAGAGCAAAGCCGATCAGTAA